From the Montipora capricornis isolate CH-2021 chromosome 2, ASM3666992v2, whole genome shotgun sequence genome, one window contains:
- the LOC138037765 gene encoding histone H1-delta-like → MSDPAPAPKSPKKKVAPKPKKPADHPPYLDMIKAAISALKERGGSSRQAIEKYIKSNYKVGEVGSHLKMALKRGAASGKLLHTKGVGASGSFKLPKVEKKEKKPKKPAAKKPVAKAKKLAAKKPAAKKAKKSPKKPAAKKPAAKKAAAKKPAAKKPAAKKAAAKKPAAKKAAAKKPAAKKVAKKPVKKPAAKKPAAKKSSKK, encoded by the coding sequence ATGTCTGATCCAGCACCAGCACCAAAGTCCCCCAAAAAGAAGGTGGCTCCTAAGCCAAAAAAACCTGCTGATCATCCACCATATTTGGATATGATCAAGGCTGCCATTTCAGCTCTGAAAGAGCGAGGTGGTTCTTCGCGCCAAGCCATCGAGAAATACATCAAGAGCAACTACAAGGTTGGAGAAGTCGGCTCACACCTTAAGATGGCTTTGAAGAGAGGTGCTGCTAGCGGGAAGCTTCTGCACACAAAAGGTGTTGGCGCCTCGGGCTCGTTCAAGTTGCCCAAGGtagagaagaaggagaagaaaccAAAGAAGCCAGCTGCAAAGAAACCAGTCGCCAAAGCCAAGAAGCTTGCCGCAAAGAAGCCCGCCgcgaagaaagcaaagaaatctcCGAAAAAACCCGCCGCTAAAAAGCCTGCAGCGAAGAAAGCCGCAGCCAAAAAGCCAGCAGCCAAAAAGCCAGCAGCCAAGAAAGCCGCAGCCAAGAAGCCTGCTGCCAAGAAAGCCGCAGCCAAGAAGCCTGCTGCAAAGAAAGTGGCCAAAAAACCAGTGAAGAAACCCGCGGCTAAGAAGCCTGCCGCTAAAAAGTCATCTAAGAAGTGA
- the LOC138038796 gene encoding histone H1-delta-like, whose protein sequence is MSDPAPATKSPKKKVAPKPKKPADHPPYLDMIKAAISALKERGGSSRQAIEKYIKSNYKVGEVGSHLKMALKRGAASGKLLHTKGVGASGSFKLPKVEKKEKKPKKPAAKKPVAKAKKPAAKKPAAKKAKKSPKKPAAKKPAAKKAAAKKPAAKKAAAKKPAAKKAAAKKPAAKKVAKKPVKKPAAKKPTAKKPPKK, encoded by the coding sequence ATGTCTGATCCAGCACCCGCAACAAAGTCCCCCAAAAAGAAGGTGGCTCCAAAGCCAAAAAAACCTGCTGATCATCCACCATATTTGGATATGATCAAGGCTGCCATTTCAGCTCTGAAAGAGCGAGGTGGTTCTTCGCGCCAAGCCATCGAGAAATACATCAAGAGCAACTACAAGGTTGGAGAAGTCGGCTCACACCTTAAGATGGCTTTGAAGAGAGGTGCTGCTAGCGGGAAGCTTCTGCACACAAAAGGTGTTGGCGCCTCGGGCTCCTTCAAGTTGCCCAAGGtagagaagaaggagaagaaaccAAAGAAGCCAGCTGCAAAGAAACCAGTCGCCAAAGCCAAGAAGCCTGCCGCAAAGAAGCCCGCCgcgaagaaagcaaagaaatctcCGAAAAAGCCCGCCGCTAAAAAGCCTGCAGCGAAGAAAGCCGCAGCCAAAAAGCCAGCAGCCAAGAAAGCCGCAGCCAAGAAGCCTGCTGCCAAGAAAGCCGCAGCCAAGAAGCCTGCTGCAAAGAAAGTGGCCAAAAAACCAGTGAAGAAACCCGCGGCTAAGAAGCCTACCGCTAAAAAGCCGCCTAAGAAGTGA
- the LOC138037766 gene encoding histone H3, with amino-acid sequence MARTKQTARKSTGGKAPRKQLATKAARKSAPATGGVKKPHRYRPGTVALREIRRYQKSTELLIRKLPFQRLVREIAQDFKTDLRFQSSAVMALQEASEAYLVGLFEDTNLCAIHAKRVTIMPKDIQLARRIRGERA; translated from the coding sequence ATGGCTCGTACCAAGCAAACTGCACGTAAATCCACCGGAGGAAAAGCTCCACGCAAACAACTCGCCACCAAAGCGGCTCGCAAGAGTGCCCCCGCAACTGGAGGAGTCAAGAAACCTCATCGTTACAGGCCTGGAACAGTCGCTCTTCGTGAGATCCGTCGCTACCAGAAATCCACTGAGCTGTTGATCCGCAAGCTGCCCTTCCAGCGTCTTGTGCGTGAAATCGCTCAGGATTTCAAGACCGATCTGCGCTTCCAGAGCTCTGCTGTCATGGCTCTTCAAGAGGCCAGCGAAGCTTACCTTGTGGGTCTCTTTGAAGACACCAACTTGTGCGCCATCCACGCCAAGCGCGTCACCATCATGCCCAAGGATATTCAGCTGGCCCGCAGAATCCGTGGAGAGAGAGCATAA